The nucleotide sequence TTCAATCCTCTTTTCACGTTGATTCACTTTTTTATTATAGAGGATTTATTTATCCTACTGCAAAGTAATGTAACAAAAAAGCTATTGTTGCCAATTTCTGCAGGCATCTACATTTTTTAGAAGAACGTGCGGGGAGCGTGCCATGAACCTTTAAAAAAGACCAAAAAAACAACAACTTATGTTTAAGCTGTTGTTCCCTTTGAATTTATAAGTTAGAAGCCATTACAATAGTGCCTTTAGGTTTTTTGCTGTTTGGAGTAGGTTCATGAGAGATCGCGACAGCATCCCACTGATGTTCACCTTCAAACGTTACTGGGAAAACAACTGCACCATTGCCATTTTCATCAGGTGTAAATGTTCCAGCTCTGTATTGTTTATCTCCTTCGATCAGCCAAACTTGATACGTTTCAGTTCCTTTAACTTGGGTTAAGTTGTGGGTGTGAACGACAAGTTTCATGGTCTCATTTTCTTGTACCATTGAAGCGACACCTGTTGACTTTGTTTCTTCTGAAGCTAGCTGTACGGTCTTGAATGTTTTATTGATCTGTTCTTGAATGACTTGCTCATTTTTGTTGTTCTCATTATATAAATAAGCGTTCGTGCCTAATGATAAAAGAAGTCCAGCGGCTAGAAGCCCAGTCATCCATGTTTGTGGTTTTCTGTTATAAGCAGGTGTGATTTCCTTTCTAGAGCTATCAGTCTTGATGATTGGCTTGGGCTTATTTGACATTGAATCTTGATCCGCAGTTACACTTGCTAATATACGTTCTTTCATACCAACTGGAGGGTCTGCCTCTTCTGATAAATATGGAAGATCTGCTGTTAGCTCTTGCCATTCAGCCCATTCTTCCTGGCAAGCACTGCATTCTTTTAAGTGGCGTTCAAATGCTTCCTTCTCTTTATCTTCTAATATTCCGTTATAATAATCGAGCAGATTATCGCACATTTTCTGTTCCATATTTATCCCCCCTCTCTGCATAAATCTTTTTTAAGTGTTTCAGCGCTAAGCGTATCCTGCCTTTTACCGTTCCCAGTGGAAGATTCTTTCGTTCAGCGATATCTGATTGAGAATACCCTTTAAAATAGAACATATCTACAATATCTTGCTGCTCTTCCGTTAAGGTGGAAACGGCCTGTTTCAATACTTCTCTTTCTTCGTTCCAAGTTACAGTCTCTTCTATGCTTTCTGTACGTTCATAATCTAAATCTTTTTCAAGTATTTCAACTTCATTTTTCTGCTGTTTCCGTATTAAGTCGATGCAGGCATTTCTTGTTACTGTTAAAATCCATGAAGAAAACTTCCCTTTATCCTCTGAATAGATTCCATTTTTTCGCCACAGTTTCATAAAAACGTCCTGAACCGCTTCTTCAGCTAACTCTTTTTGTTTCAACATTTTATATGAAAAAGAAAACAATAGCTTTTCGTATCGATCATAGAGCATTTCAAGGGCTTCTTTATTTTCTTCCTGAACCTTTTGATATAGTTCGTAATCAGAAGGTCTACCCATCTTTTGTCTCCTTTACTGCACACATAATAGTTTTATCATATCAAAATGAGACAGTACTTGTCTTTTTTTAAGATGGATATATATAGCTAACGTTTTAAAAAACGATTCAGATCACATATTTTCCATCTTTTATCATTAAGTTTCCCTTTATCTTTCCGATATAAAAGAAAATATAGCTCAGCGTTTTAGATACAGAATTTAAAGATAAAGTGAGGCACATCATTATGGATCGCACAAGCTTAATTGGGGTCATTGTAGGCATTGTAGCCGTTGGGGTCGGGATGGTATTAAAAGGGGTCAGTCCGATTTCTCTGCTGAATCCAGCAGCATTGCTGATCATCTTTGCAGGGACCGCTGCAACCATACTTATTGCATTTCCACTGAATGAAATCAAAAAAATACCTGCACTTTTTAAGATTTTATTTCAAGAACAAAAACTTATTGATATGAAAGATCTAATCACCATTTTTATTGAATGGGCTACGATTGCCCGTAAAGAAGGCTTACTTGCATTAGAGCCAAAAGCAGAAGAAGTGGATGACCCTTTTTTACAGCAAGGAATCAAAATGATCGTAGACGGTCAGCCGCCAGAATTTATTAAAGACGTTCTGATGAAGGACCTTGAAACGATGGAAGATCGACATGCAAGCAGCGCTACCATTTTCACGCAAGCTGGTACATATGCTCCAACACTAGGTGTTCTAGGTGCAGTAGTAGGATTAGTAGCAGCACTCAGCAACATGGCCGATATTACTGCACTGGGTAAAGCCATTTCTGCTGCATTTATCGCAACGCTTTTCGGTATTTTTTCCGGATACGTGTTATGGCACCCTTTCGCTAATAAATTGAAGCGCAAGTCAAAAAAAGAAGTCATGATCAAAGAGATCATGATTGAAGGTTTGTTATCCATTCAAGATGGAACTTCTCCAAAAATTTTAGAAGAAAAACTGTTAACGTATATTCCGACTAGCGAACGCGATCAATACAAAGCGGGTGGTTCTGTTGGCTAAAAAGAAAAAGCATCATGAGGAGCATGTGGACGAATCCTGGCTCATCCCTTATGCCGACATGCTTACGTTATTATTAGCGCTATTCATTGTTCTATTTGCGATGAGTGAGATCGATGCTCAAAAGTTTAAGCAAATGGCCAGTGCATTCCGAAATGAATTTACTAGCGGTACCGGCGTCATGGAAGAACAGGCACCAATTCCTACACCTGACTCCACTCCGATACCTGATGCTTTAAAAGAAGTAATATCTAAGGAAGAAAAAGATCGTCTTGAAGAAGCGAAAAAAGAACTGGAAGCTTTAGAAGAACTGGAGAAAAAAATCAATGCTTACATCCAAGCGAATCAACTAACCTCCAGTCTGCAAACAAAACTGACAGAGAACGGATTATTGATTACCATTTTAGACAATGCTTTATTCGATTCGGGAAGTGCGACCGTTAAACCTGGTTCAAGGGAGATCGGCAAGAAGCTATCAGATCTCCTCGTTACCACGCCCCCAAGAAACATTGTTATTGCAGGCCACACGGACAACGTGCCGATCAGTACGTCTACCTTTCAATCCAACTGGGAGCTGAGCGCGTTCAGAGGAATCAACTTCATGCGGGTCCTATTGGAGAATCCAGGTTTGAAGCCCAACCAAGTGAGCGCAAGCGGCTATGGCGAGTATCGTCCAAAAGCAGATAATAAAACAGCGGAAGGCCGTGGCAAGAACCGCCGCGTTGAAGTACTCGTGCTGCCTAATGTAAGCCTGCAAGCAGTGAAGTAGAAGAAGGAAGGTATCTCTATTGGCTACGCTCATAAAGTCTGAGAATCGCTCATAAAGTCCGAGAATTGCTCATCTGAATGAAATAACTCTATAAAAACACATAAAAACTGGCTCTCAGAGGTGGCTTCCACCCCCAGAAGAGCCAGTTTTCATTTTTATTCAGTCATTTTAGTCGTTTTATAGCTATCTAAGAAATGAATGCGCTCTAACATGGTCGGGTGGCCATATAAAAACCACTTCACGATTTTAGGCGGGTTCACTTCACTTAAACTGACTGTCGCAAGTTCTTGAAAAGCACCTACCGCGGCTTTCGAATCGTTTGTCATCTGAATGGCATACAAATCTGCATCACGTTCCGCTTTTCGAGACACGGCATTCTCTACAGGAGACACGGCAAAACTCAACAACGAAAAAATCAAAAGCAATGCGGGCAATGCAGCTAAATCCCCTGCTCCTTTTATTCCCCATGACTTTCCATACTTATCTATCCATTTTCGATAGATTATATTTCCAAGCCACAGCCCTAAAAACGAAAGGACGATTGACGATATCAAATTCCAATAAAGATGGTTCATCACATAATGGCCGATCTCGTGGGCCATTACAAACAACACTTGGTTATCGGTTAACTTATTGAGCGTTGTGTCCCAAAGAACGATCCTTAAATTTGAACCGATCCCATTTACATAGGCATTAAGAGCGTTCGTTTTTTCTGACATGTTCACTTCATATACATTCTCTGCAGGAATGTCTGCTCTTTCTGCAATATCCAGAATCTTGTCTTTTAACACTTCATCCTGCAGCGGATAAAATTTATTATAAAGCGGATCAATCACCACTGGCTGAATAAAGTACATAAATACGGTAAATGGAATGGATAGCAGCCAAGCGTATAGCCACCATCTTTTTTCGTATTTCTTAATGAGCCAGTACATCACTGCTACCATCACGGTTGTCAAAAGCCAGCTGATCCAGAAATCCACAAGTCCGTCTCTCATCCAGCTATGGAACGATTGCACAGATATATTGAAGCTTTTTGAGACTGTAAAACTATAATAGCGCAGCGGAAAAGTTAGTACCCAGCTAGCAAATGAAAGAAGAAGCACATAAATTCCTGTATGAACGATGGAAAACTTCGTTAATCCACTAGATGCTTTGCGGAACCACTTAGAAAGACCAAATCCTAGAACAAACAGGTAAATTAACCACTCAAGCGGAACGGAAATAAAGTATATAAAATCTTTTATTCTTGAAAAGTCTGTACTTAGCTCCAGTTCCCGGTCAGTCATAAATACAGCTGGATCTGCAGCAGATCCCTTCAAGTGAACAGGCAATGCTGAGTCTGCTCCTTGAAAAAGATAAAACCACATCAATCCAGCGTATATCGCAAAGCCGAGTACAAACACGAACGATTTTTTCAAAGCCTACGCCCCCTTTTATACCTACTATAAAGTGTAGGGCGATTTGTCCAAATTAGAACAAGCTTTCAAAAATACTTCATAAAATTTACAGAGCATTAGCAAGTGTTGGTACGATATGCAAGTTGTCATGCTCTACCTCGATACGGTTTGGCTGAATATAAATAGCCTTTAGCCCCATGAGAAGTGCTGGTGCAATTTCGTTAATAAAATTATCACCAATCGATACGGCTTCATGAGGCTGTATTTCAAATTCGTCTAAAATGGCTTGCATCTTTTCTTTTGTCTTAAGCGGTTTTTCACCTTCTGTATATAAACGATGAAACAGGCCATCCAGCTGCAGCTCTTTTAATAAACGGTTAACGTCTTCTTTCTCACTGTTTGTTAAAAGGACTAATTTTTTTTCGCCCCTCAAGCGTTTTAATGCCTGTTTGAGTCCAGGTGTTTTCGTCAGTTCAAACTGATTGGTTACCATATATTCTTTTGTTGCGTTGTAGCACTCCCACGTGTCAGCTTGCTTTAATCCGAAGTGCATCGCAGTTGCATAAGGAAGCCACCAGCCATCTCCTATTGCAATCAATCGTTCAAAATCATAAACCAGTTCACCTGAGAATTCTTTTTTGATCTTTTCATCTGGCCACTCTTGACCGTCAAATGACGACACCTTCGTCACTTGAAGCGTCATAGGATCAACCGTGACACTCGCATCGTTTTGGATATCATACACTTTTCCGATAGCAACAGGGTGTTTACCATTTTTCATGTTCTCATATGTATCCCAAAAGGCTTGCTTCTTCTCATCAGGTACCCTTTGTTGCAGCAAACGGCAGTAATAATCAAAATGATCTGTATCCTCATATAAAGTTCCGTCAAGATCGAATATGAGCAGCTTTGCTTCATCAATTATGTGTTTCACGTACATCCCTCCTCCTATTTATTGTAGTTTTCCCCATTTCAAAAAGTAAAGAAAAGTACGTTGACAGAAATTTACTTATCTTGTATGTTATAAGTGTACTATACACAGTAATACACATATAGTATATAAAGGTGGGATAAATATGATTTTAAATTTAGATCCCCGAAGCAATACTCCCATTTGGGAACAAGTTGTCCATCAGATCAAGGAACTGATATTGAAGGAAATTTTGTTACCAGAAGATAAATTGCCTTCGGTAAGAGAGCTATCAGCTACATTATTAATCAATCCAAATACAGTGAGCAAAGCCTATCAAGAATTAGAGCGCCAAGGAATTATTGAAACGTTGCGCGGAAAAGGAACATACGTATCAGCTTCGATCATACCAAGAGCAGATGACCAGAAGATAACTGAACTTAAGCAACAGCTCAAACAGCTAATGATTGAAGCTTCCTATTTGGGCATCGACAACCAAACGTTATTAAAATGGCTAGAGAAATATTCAGAAGAGCTTGGAGGGAAAAACGGTCATGCTGAAAGTAAGTAATGTTAGTAAAACAATAGAAGGAAATATCGTTTTAAATGATGTGAATATTACACTTGAGCCTGGTACCATTGCAGGTCTAGTAGGCCGAAACGGTGTCGGGAAATCTACACTGCTTCGCGTTATCGCTGGGATTTTAGATCCTGATGAAGGAAAAGTACTTTATAACGAAACCGATATTCATCAAGAACCTCAGATTAAGCAGAGAATTACGTATGTACCAGACTCAACTGAAATTTTAAAAAGCTATAGC is from Fictibacillus sp. b24 and encodes:
- a CDS encoding RNA polymerase sigma factor, yielding MGRPSDYELYQKVQEENKEALEMLYDRYEKLLFSFSYKMLKQKELAEEAVQDVFMKLWRKNGIYSEDKGKFSSWILTVTRNACIDLIRKQQKNEVEILEKDLDYERTESIEETVTWNEEREVLKQAVSTLTEEQQDIVDMFYFKGYSQSDIAERKNLPLGTVKGRIRLALKHLKKIYAERGDKYGTENVR
- the motA gene encoding flagellar motor stator protein MotA — translated: MDRTSLIGVIVGIVAVGVGMVLKGVSPISLLNPAALLIIFAGTAATILIAFPLNEIKKIPALFKILFQEQKLIDMKDLITIFIEWATIARKEGLLALEPKAEEVDDPFLQQGIKMIVDGQPPEFIKDVLMKDLETMEDRHASSATIFTQAGTYAPTLGVLGAVVGLVAALSNMADITALGKAISAAFIATLFGIFSGYVLWHPFANKLKRKSKKEVMIKEIMIEGLLSIQDGTSPKILEEKLLTYIPTSERDQYKAGGSVG
- the motB gene encoding flagellar motor protein MotB, which codes for MAKKKKHHEEHVDESWLIPYADMLTLLLALFIVLFAMSEIDAQKFKQMASAFRNEFTSGTGVMEEQAPIPTPDSTPIPDALKEVISKEEKDRLEEAKKELEALEELEKKINAYIQANQLTSSLQTKLTENGLLITILDNALFDSGSATVKPGSREIGKKLSDLLVTTPPRNIVIAGHTDNVPISTSTFQSNWELSAFRGINFMRVLLENPGLKPNQVSASGYGEYRPKADNKTAEGRGKNRRVEVLVLPNVSLQAVK
- a CDS encoding anti-sigma factor domain-containing protein; protein product: MEQKMCDNLLDYYNGILEDKEKEAFERHLKECSACQEEWAEWQELTADLPYLSEEADPPVGMKERILASVTADQDSMSNKPKPIIKTDSSRKEITPAYNRKPQTWMTGLLAAGLLLSLGTNAYLYNENNKNEQVIQEQINKTFKTVQLASEETKSTGVASMVQENETMKLVVHTHNLTQVKGTETYQVWLIEGDKQYRAGTFTPDENGNGAVVFPVTFEGEHQWDAVAISHEPTPNSKKPKGTIVMASNL
- a CDS encoding HAD family hydrolase, translated to MKHIIDEAKLLIFDLDGTLYEDTDHFDYYCRLLQQRVPDEKKQAFWDTYENMKNGKHPVAIGKVYDIQNDASVTVDPMTLQVTKVSSFDGQEWPDEKIKKEFSGELVYDFERLIAIGDGWWLPYATAMHFGLKQADTWECYNATKEYMVTNQFELTKTPGLKQALKRLRGEKKLVLLTNSEKEDVNRLLKELQLDGLFHRLYTEGEKPLKTKEKMQAILDEFEIQPHEAVSIGDNFINEIAPALLMGLKAIYIQPNRIEVEHDNLHIVPTLANAL
- a CDS encoding GntR family transcriptional regulator, producing MILNLDPRSNTPIWEQVVHQIKELILKEILLPEDKLPSVRELSATLLINPNTVSKAYQELERQGIIETLRGKGTYVSASIIPRADDQKITELKQQLKQLMIEASYLGIDNQTLLKWLEKYSEELGGKNGHAESK
- a CDS encoding M48 family metallopeptidase, translating into MKKSFVFVLGFAIYAGLMWFYLFQGADSALPVHLKGSAADPAVFMTDRELELSTDFSRIKDFIYFISVPLEWLIYLFVLGFGLSKWFRKASSGLTKFSIVHTGIYVLLLSFASWVLTFPLRYYSFTVSKSFNISVQSFHSWMRDGLVDFWISWLLTTVMVAVMYWLIKKYEKRWWLYAWLLSIPFTVFMYFIQPVVIDPLYNKFYPLQDEVLKDKILDIAERADIPAENVYEVNMSEKTNALNAYVNGIGSNLRIVLWDTTLNKLTDNQVLFVMAHEIGHYVMNHLYWNLISSIVLSFLGLWLGNIIYRKWIDKYGKSWGIKGAGDLAALPALLLIFSLLSFAVSPVENAVSRKAERDADLYAIQMTNDSKAAVGAFQELATVSLSEVNPPKIVKWFLYGHPTMLERIHFLDSYKTTKMTE